ATATAgtattataatatttttttaatttcttttAAATTTATTTAAAAACATTTGTCTATTACACAAATCCATATTTATAAATTCAAAAAGTTAActcataaataaaatctaaaaatcATGAAATGTTGAATTAGTTAGTTTAATGAGTACAGTATAACtcaaaaaacaaaaagaaaaaagaaaaaaaaagagtacagtataattaataatttatttttcATTTACAAACTTTATTGGGATTCATATTCGTTCCATAAAAAGTGGCCACCCATATAATCTCTGTTATAATATGCTTGCTTTATTCTTCTACTCCCTTCTTCTATACAATAGCTACTAAGAATTTTTCTTTTTATCTTAGGAAGGATTTTCTTAATTTCAGAAGTGATGAATGATTGGGCTGCTCCGCTTATCGCCGCCGTTCTGTTTGCATTTTTACAACCTGGATTGGTGGTTCAGATACCCGGAAAAGAAAGGCCTCTTGATTTTCTAAACATGAAGACAAGCATAGCTTCCATTTTT
Above is a genomic segment from Rutidosis leptorrhynchoides isolate AG116_Rl617_1_P2 unplaced genomic scaffold, CSIRO_AGI_Rlap_v1 contig89, whole genome shotgun sequence containing:
- the LOC139885237 gene encoding uncharacterized protein; amino-acid sequence: MNDWAAPLIAAVLFAFLQPGLVVQIPGKERPLDFLNMKTSIASIFVHTILYGLLLILFLVVMHLHLYV